A window of Apium graveolens cultivar Ventura chromosome 8, ASM990537v1, whole genome shotgun sequence contains these coding sequences:
- the LOC141678058 gene encoding fructose-1,6-bisphosphatase 1, chloroplastic, protein MITSTATSSKLQYFSSLLSPFQQCSSDTKAFSSCSSPSKKKQTSATTSIKCMAVETTKTAVKKKNAYEIQTLTGWLLKQEQAGVIDAELTIVLSSISMACKQIASLVQRASISNLTGVQGAVNIQGEDQKKLDVISNEVFSNCLRSSGRTGIIASEEEDVPVAVEESYSGNYIVVFDPLDGSSNIDAAVSTGSIFGIYHPNDECLADYSDDDSLLDSEEQRCVVSVCQPGSNLLAAGYCMYSSSVIFVLSIGTGVFAFSLDPMYGEFVLTQEKIQIPKSGKIYSFNEGNYQMWDDKLKKYIDDLKDPGPTGKPYSARYIGSLVGDFHRTLLYGGIYGYPRDTKSKNGKLRLLYECAPMSYLVEQAGGKGSDGHSRVLDIMPTEIHQRVPLYIGSPDEVDKLEKYLA, encoded by the exons ATGATTACAAGCACAGCAACTTCATCAAAGCTGCAATACTTCTCGAGCTTACTCTCACCTTTTCAACAATGCAGTTCTGATACAAAAGCTTTTTCATCATGCAGCAGCCCTAGCAAGAAGAAACAGACCTCTGCAACTACCAGTATCAAGTGCATGGCTGTGGAGACTACGAAGACCGCGGTGAAGAAGAAGAATGCATATGAGATTCAGACCTTGACTGGCTGGTTGTTGAAGCAAGAGCAAGCTGGTGTTATTGATGCAGAGCTTACTATTGTGCTTTCAAGTATTTCTATGGCTTGTAAACAAATAGCTTCTTTGGTTCAAAGGGCTAGTATTTCTAATCTTACCGGAGTTCAAGGTGCGGTTAATATTCAAGGAGAAGATCAGAAGAAGCTCGATGTTATCTCCAATGAG GTGTTTTCTAATTGTTTAAGGTCAAGTGGAAGGACGGGGATCATAGCGTCAGAGGAAGAGGATGTACCTGTGGCAGTAGAAGAGAGTTATTCTGGTAACTACATTGTGGTGTTTGATCCTCTGGATGGATCATCCAACATTGATGCTGCTGTTTCCACTGGATCAATTTTTGGGATTTACCACCCTAATGATGAATGCCTTGCTGATTACAGTGACGACGATTCCTTG CTTGACAGTGAAGAACAGAGGTGTGTCGTGAGTGTATGCCAGCCAGGTAGCAACCTTCTTGCTGCTGGATACTGCATGTACTCGAGCTCTGTCATCTTTGTTCTTTCCATTGGAACAGGCGTCTTTGCATTCAGCTTAGACCCCATGTATGGTGAATTTGTTCTAACTCAAGAAAAAATACAGATTCCAAAATCTGGAAAAATTTATTCATTCAATGAAGGAAATTACCAGATGTGGGATGACAAATTGAAGAAGTACATTGATGATCTCAAGGACCCTGGTCCAACCGGGAAGCCTTACTCTGCACGATATATTGGTAGTTTAGTCGGTGATTTCCATAGGACATTGTTATATGGTGGCATATACGGATATCCCCGAGACACAAAGAGTAAAAATGGAAAGTTAAGGCTCTTGTATGAGTGTGCACCAATGAGTTATTTGGTTGAACAAGCTGGCGGAAAAGGATCAGATGGTCATTCTAGAGTTCTTGATATTATGCCTACTGAG ATTCATCAGAGAGTTCCACTTTACATCGGTAGCCCAGATGAAGTCGATAAACTGGAGAAGTATTTAGCTTGA
- the LOC141677708 gene encoding uncharacterized protein LOC141677708 — protein MTSSIIFSLIIFIAAAFIFQATLGEVICEELQTNVCSFSISSSGKRCILENQENKHGMVEYECRTSEVVVERMAEYIETDSCVNACGVDCSSVGISSDSLLEPQLTAKLCSTACNQNCPNIVDLYFNLATREGVFFPDLCEKQGTHMMFFL, from the exons ATGACTTCCTCAATCATATTTTCATTGATCATCTTCATAGCTGCTGCTTTCATCTTTCAAGCTACTCTAG GTGAAGTTATATGCGAGGAATTGCAAACAAATGTGTGTTCCTTCTCAATTTCATCATCCGGAAAAAGATGCATTCTTGAAAACCAGGAGAACAAACACGGAATGGTAGAGTATGAATGCAGGACATCAGAAGTAGTTGTGGAAAGAATGGCTGAATACATAGAGACTGACTCGTGCGTCAATGCTTGCGGTGTCGATTGTAGCTCAGTCGGAATATCTTCTGATTCTTTACTCGAGCCACAGCTCACTGCCAAGCTTTGCTCTACTGCTTGTAATCAGAACTGCCCTAACATTGTCGACTTATACTTCAACTTGGCTACAAGAGAAG GAGTATTTTTTCCTGATCTGTGCGAGAAACAGGGGACTCATATGATGTTTTTCTTATAG